The Phyllopteryx taeniolatus isolate TA_2022b chromosome 9, UOR_Ptae_1.2, whole genome shotgun sequence genome contains a region encoding:
- the LOC133483498 gene encoding engulfment and cell motility protein 2 isoform X6 produces the protein MSGDKGFVPSHSASSAERKTQRDVIFELRRIAFDGENDPTGTEKRKALYAKDYKMLGFTNHVNPAMDFTQTPPGMLALDNMLYLAKVHQDTYIRIVLENSSREDKHECPFGRCAIDLTRILCEILQVGELPNEGCNDYHPMFFTHDRAWEEFFCICIQLLNKTWKEMRATSEDFNKVMHVVREQITRALAMKPSSLDQLKNKLRGLSYSEILRLRQSERMSQDDFQSPPIIELRERIQPEILELIKQQRLNRLCEGSCFRKVGNRRRQEKFWFCRLSLNHKVLHYGDLDESPQGEVPFEMLSDKIPVSDIKSVVTGKDCPHMKEKSALKQNKEVLELAFSVLYDPDETLNFVAPNKYEYCVWTDGLCALLGREMSSDLTRSDLDTLISMEMKLRLLDLENITIPEAPPPVPKEPSSYNFTYNYS, from the exons ATGTCGGGGGATAAAGGGTTTGTCCCGTCACACTCGGCGTCTTCGGCGGAGAGAAAG ACTCAAAGAGACGTGATTTTCGAGCTGCGGAGGATTGCCTTTGATGGAGAAAATGACCCCACTGGTacagaaaaaagaaaggcaTTGTATGCCAAGGATTATAAGATGCTAGGTTTCACA AACCATGTGAACCCTGCTATGGACTTCACTCAGACTCCCCCGGGGATGCTGGCTTTGGACAACATGTTGTACCTGGCCAAGGTCCACCAGGACACATACATCCGG ATTGTTCTGGAGAACAGtagtcgtgaggataagcatgaATGTCCCTTTGGCCGGTGTGCCATCGACCTGACTCGGATACTCTGTGAGATACTACAAGTTGGAGAATTGC CTAATGAGGGCTGCAACGACTACCATCCTATGTTCTTCACTCATGACcgagcatgggaggagttcttTTGCATTTGCATCCAGCTGCTCAATAAAACCTGGAAGGAGATGAGGGCCACCTCTGAGGACTTTAATAAG GTGATGCATGTGGTCCGAGAGCAGATCACCAGGGCTCTGGCCATGAAGCCCTCGTCTTTAGACCAGCTAAAGAACAAGCTACGAGGTCTCAGCTACTCAGAGATACTGAGACTACGACAGTCTGAGAGAATGAGCCAGGATGACTTTCAGTCTCCTCCCATCAT TGAGCTGCGAGAGAGAATCCAGCCTGAGATTCTGGAGCTCATTAAGCAGCAACGACTCAATCGGCTGTGCGAGGGCAGCTGTTTCCGAAAAGTAGGCAACCGCCGAAGGCAAG AGAAATTTTGGTTCTGCAGACTCTCTCTCAACCACAAAGTACTGCATTATGGGGACTTGGACGAATCACCTCAGGGTGAAGTGCCTTTTGAGATGCTCAGCGACAAGA ttccTGTGTCTGACATCAAATCTGTAGTGACTGGGAAGGACTGTCCTCATATGAAGGAGAAAAGTGCTCTCAAGCAAAACAAG GAGGTGCTGGAATTGGCCTTCTCTGTCCTTTATGATCCGGATGAGACGCTAAACTTTGTTGCGCCCAACAAATATGAG TATTGCGTCTGGACGGATGGCCTTTGCGCGCTGCTGGGCAGAGAGATGAGCAGTGATCTGACACGCAGTGACCTGGACACACTCATCAGCATGGAGATGAAGCTCCGCCTCCTGGACCTTGAGAACATCACAATCCCAGAGGCCCCGCCCCCTGTTCCGAAGGAGCCAAGCTCTTATAATTTCACTTACAACTACAGCTGA
- the LOC133483498 gene encoding engulfment and cell motility protein 2 isoform X2 encodes MPPPADIVKVAIEWPGANAQLIEMDQKRPLPSIIREVCDGWSLSGSEQFALRYADGPQLYITEESRSEIKNGTILRLAISPGRAARQLLERIQSHGIDARLEALKELAKLSADPTFATEFINMEGIGTLARLVESGTHFGEMLAFTLTAFLELMDHGIVSWDLISLSFIKQIAGYVNQPMVDVSILQRSLAILESMVLNSHSLYHRVAQEITVGQLIGHLSNQEIQTYAIALINALFLKAPEDRRQEVYANPLEQHLTEMASTLAQKHLRSIILNHVIRGNRPIKAEMAHQLYVLQVLTFNLLEERMMTKMDPNDQTQRDVIFELRRIAFDGENDPTGTEKRKALYAKDYKMLGFTNHVNPAMDFTQTPPGMLALDNMLYLAKVHQDTYIRIVLENSSREDKHECPFGRCAIDLTRILCEILQVGELPNEGCNDYHPMFFTHDRAWEEFFCICIQLLNKTWKEMRATSEDFNKVMHVVREQITRALAMKPSSLDQLKNKLRGLSYSEILRLRQSERMSQDDFQSPPIIELRERIQPEILELIKQQRLNRLCEGSCFRKVGNRRRQEKFWFCRLSLNHKVLHYGDLDESPQGEVPFEMLSDKIPVSDIKSVVTGKDCPHMKEKSALKQNKEVLELAFSVLYDPDETLNFVAPNKYEYCVWTDGLCALLGREMSSDLTRSDLDTLISMEMKLRLLDLENITIPEAPPPVPKEPSSYNFTYNYS; translated from the exons ATGCCCCCACCTGCTGACATTGTAAAGGTGGCTATCGAATGGCCAGGTGCTAATGCTCAGCTTATAGAGATGGACCAG AAAAGACCTTTGCCTTCAATCATCCGTGAAGTTTGTGATGG ATGGTCTTTGTCAGGCTCTGAACAGTTTGCCCTGAGGTATGCTGATGGTCCACAGCTTTATATCACTGAAGAG AGCCGCAGTGAAATAAAGAACGGGACCATCCTTCGATTAGCCATTTCTCCC GGCCGGGCTGCTCGTCAGCTCCTGGAGCGTATCCAATCCCATGGGATTGACGCTCGCCTGGAGGCTCTAAAGGAGTTGGCCAAGCTGTCAGCGGACCCCACGTTTGCCACGGAGTTTATCAACATGGAGGGAATTGGGACGCTGGCCCGCCTAGTTGAGAGCGGCACCCA CTTTGGTGAAATGCTGGCCTTCACTCTCACTGCATTCCTGGAGTTAATGGATCACGGCATTGTATCCTGGGATCTTATCTCGCTCTCCTTCATCAAGCAG ATTGCAGGCTATGTGAACCAGCCCATGGTTGATGTGTCCATCCTGCAGCGCTCTCTGGCCATCCTGGAGAGCATGGTCCTCAACAGCCACAGCCTCTACCACCGAGTGGCTCAGGAGATCACCGTGGGACAGCTCATCGGGCACCT GTCAAACCAAGAGATTCAGACCTATGCCATCGCACTCATCAATGCTCTTTTCCTGAAGGCACCTGAGGATAGACGACAG GAGGTGTACGCTAACCCGCTGGAGCAGCACCTCACT GAAATGGCAAGCACTTTGGCCCAGAAGCACCTACGATCCATCATTCTTAAT CACGTCATAAGAGGAAATCGACCAATCAAAGCAGAGATGGCACATCAGCTGTATGTGCTGCAAGTGTTGACCTTTAATCTTTTGGAGGAACGAATGATGACCAAAATGGATCCTAATGACCag ACTCAAAGAGACGTGATTTTCGAGCTGCGGAGGATTGCCTTTGATGGAGAAAATGACCCCACTGGTacagaaaaaagaaaggcaTTGTATGCCAAGGATTATAAGATGCTAGGTTTCACA AACCATGTGAACCCTGCTATGGACTTCACTCAGACTCCCCCGGGGATGCTGGCTTTGGACAACATGTTGTACCTGGCCAAGGTCCACCAGGACACATACATCCGG ATTGTTCTGGAGAACAGtagtcgtgaggataagcatgaATGTCCCTTTGGCCGGTGTGCCATCGACCTGACTCGGATACTCTGTGAGATACTACAAGTTGGAGAATTGC CTAATGAGGGCTGCAACGACTACCATCCTATGTTCTTCACTCATGACcgagcatgggaggagttcttTTGCATTTGCATCCAGCTGCTCAATAAAACCTGGAAGGAGATGAGGGCCACCTCTGAGGACTTTAATAAG GTGATGCATGTGGTCCGAGAGCAGATCACCAGGGCTCTGGCCATGAAGCCCTCGTCTTTAGACCAGCTAAAGAACAAGCTACGAGGTCTCAGCTACTCAGAGATACTGAGACTACGACAGTCTGAGAGAATGAGCCAGGATGACTTTCAGTCTCCTCCCATCAT TGAGCTGCGAGAGAGAATCCAGCCTGAGATTCTGGAGCTCATTAAGCAGCAACGACTCAATCGGCTGTGCGAGGGCAGCTGTTTCCGAAAAGTAGGCAACCGCCGAAGGCAAG AGAAATTTTGGTTCTGCAGACTCTCTCTCAACCACAAAGTACTGCATTATGGGGACTTGGACGAATCACCTCAGGGTGAAGTGCCTTTTGAGATGCTCAGCGACAAGA ttccTGTGTCTGACATCAAATCTGTAGTGACTGGGAAGGACTGTCCTCATATGAAGGAGAAAAGTGCTCTCAAGCAAAACAAG GAGGTGCTGGAATTGGCCTTCTCTGTCCTTTATGATCCGGATGAGACGCTAAACTTTGTTGCGCCCAACAAATATGAG TATTGCGTCTGGACGGATGGCCTTTGCGCGCTGCTGGGCAGAGAGATGAGCAGTGATCTGACACGCAGTGACCTGGACACACTCATCAGCATGGAGATGAAGCTCCGCCTCCTGGACCTTGAGAACATCACAATCCCAGAGGCCCCGCCCCCTGTTCCGAAGGAGCCAAGCTCTTATAATTTCACTTACAACTACAGCTGA
- the LOC133483498 gene encoding engulfment and cell motility protein 2 isoform X4 — protein sequence MPPPADIVKVAIEWPGANAQLIEMDQKRPLPSIIREVCDGWSLSGSEQFALRYADGPQLYITEESRSEIKNGTILRLAISPGRAARQLLERIQSHGIDARLEALKELAKLSADPTFATEFINMEGIGTLARLVESGTHFGEMLAFTLTAFLELMDHGIVSWDLISLSFIKQIAGYVNQPMVDVSILQRSLAILESMVLNSHSLYHRVAQEITVGQLIGHLSNQEIQTYAIALINALFLKAPEDRRQEMASTLAQKHLRSIILNHVIRGNRPIKAEMAHQLYVLQVLTFNLLEERMMTKMDPNDQTQRDVIFELRRIAFDGENDPTGTEKRKALYAKDYKMLGFTNHVNPAMDFTQTPPGMLALDNMLYLAKVHQDTYIRIVLENSSREDKHECPFGRCAIDLTRILCEILQVGELPNEGCNDYHPMFFTHDRAWEEFFCICIQLLNKTWKEMRATSEDFNKVMHVVREQITRALAMKPSSLDQLKNKLRGLSYSEILRLRQSERMSQDDFQSPPIIELRERIQPEILELIKQQRLNRLCEGSCFRKVGNRRRQEKFWFCRLSLNHKVLHYGDLDESPQGEVPFEMLSDKIPVSDIKSVVTGKDCPHMKEKSALKQNKEVLELAFSVLYDPDETLNFVAPNKYEYCVWTDGLCALLGREMSSDLTRSDLDTLISMEMKLRLLDLENITIPEAPPPVPKEPSSYNFTYNYS from the exons ATGCCCCCACCTGCTGACATTGTAAAGGTGGCTATCGAATGGCCAGGTGCTAATGCTCAGCTTATAGAGATGGACCAG AAAAGACCTTTGCCTTCAATCATCCGTGAAGTTTGTGATGG ATGGTCTTTGTCAGGCTCTGAACAGTTTGCCCTGAGGTATGCTGATGGTCCACAGCTTTATATCACTGAAGAG AGCCGCAGTGAAATAAAGAACGGGACCATCCTTCGATTAGCCATTTCTCCC GGCCGGGCTGCTCGTCAGCTCCTGGAGCGTATCCAATCCCATGGGATTGACGCTCGCCTGGAGGCTCTAAAGGAGTTGGCCAAGCTGTCAGCGGACCCCACGTTTGCCACGGAGTTTATCAACATGGAGGGAATTGGGACGCTGGCCCGCCTAGTTGAGAGCGGCACCCA CTTTGGTGAAATGCTGGCCTTCACTCTCACTGCATTCCTGGAGTTAATGGATCACGGCATTGTATCCTGGGATCTTATCTCGCTCTCCTTCATCAAGCAG ATTGCAGGCTATGTGAACCAGCCCATGGTTGATGTGTCCATCCTGCAGCGCTCTCTGGCCATCCTGGAGAGCATGGTCCTCAACAGCCACAGCCTCTACCACCGAGTGGCTCAGGAGATCACCGTGGGACAGCTCATCGGGCACCT GTCAAACCAAGAGATTCAGACCTATGCCATCGCACTCATCAATGCTCTTTTCCTGAAGGCACCTGAGGATAGACGACAG GAAATGGCAAGCACTTTGGCCCAGAAGCACCTACGATCCATCATTCTTAAT CACGTCATAAGAGGAAATCGACCAATCAAAGCAGAGATGGCACATCAGCTGTATGTGCTGCAAGTGTTGACCTTTAATCTTTTGGAGGAACGAATGATGACCAAAATGGATCCTAATGACCag ACTCAAAGAGACGTGATTTTCGAGCTGCGGAGGATTGCCTTTGATGGAGAAAATGACCCCACTGGTacagaaaaaagaaaggcaTTGTATGCCAAGGATTATAAGATGCTAGGTTTCACA AACCATGTGAACCCTGCTATGGACTTCACTCAGACTCCCCCGGGGATGCTGGCTTTGGACAACATGTTGTACCTGGCCAAGGTCCACCAGGACACATACATCCGG ATTGTTCTGGAGAACAGtagtcgtgaggataagcatgaATGTCCCTTTGGCCGGTGTGCCATCGACCTGACTCGGATACTCTGTGAGATACTACAAGTTGGAGAATTGC CTAATGAGGGCTGCAACGACTACCATCCTATGTTCTTCACTCATGACcgagcatgggaggagttcttTTGCATTTGCATCCAGCTGCTCAATAAAACCTGGAAGGAGATGAGGGCCACCTCTGAGGACTTTAATAAG GTGATGCATGTGGTCCGAGAGCAGATCACCAGGGCTCTGGCCATGAAGCCCTCGTCTTTAGACCAGCTAAAGAACAAGCTACGAGGTCTCAGCTACTCAGAGATACTGAGACTACGACAGTCTGAGAGAATGAGCCAGGATGACTTTCAGTCTCCTCCCATCAT TGAGCTGCGAGAGAGAATCCAGCCTGAGATTCTGGAGCTCATTAAGCAGCAACGACTCAATCGGCTGTGCGAGGGCAGCTGTTTCCGAAAAGTAGGCAACCGCCGAAGGCAAG AGAAATTTTGGTTCTGCAGACTCTCTCTCAACCACAAAGTACTGCATTATGGGGACTTGGACGAATCACCTCAGGGTGAAGTGCCTTTTGAGATGCTCAGCGACAAGA ttccTGTGTCTGACATCAAATCTGTAGTGACTGGGAAGGACTGTCCTCATATGAAGGAGAAAAGTGCTCTCAAGCAAAACAAG GAGGTGCTGGAATTGGCCTTCTCTGTCCTTTATGATCCGGATGAGACGCTAAACTTTGTTGCGCCCAACAAATATGAG TATTGCGTCTGGACGGATGGCCTTTGCGCGCTGCTGGGCAGAGAGATGAGCAGTGATCTGACACGCAGTGACCTGGACACACTCATCAGCATGGAGATGAAGCTCCGCCTCCTGGACCTTGAGAACATCACAATCCCAGAGGCCCCGCCCCCTGTTCCGAAGGAGCCAAGCTCTTATAATTTCACTTACAACTACAGCTGA
- the LOC133483498 gene encoding engulfment and cell motility protein 2 isoform X1 → MPPPADIVKVAIEWPGANAQLIEMDQKRPLPSIIREVCDGWSLSGSEQFALRYADGPQLYITEESRSEIKNGTILRLAISPGRAARQLLERIQSHGIDARLEALKELAKLSADPTFATEFINMEGIGTLARLVESGTHFGEMLAFTLTAFLELMDHGIVSWDLISLSFIKQIAGYVNQPMVDVSILQRSLAILESMVLNSHSLYHRVAQEITVGQLIGHLQVSNQEIQTYAIALINALFLKAPEDRRQEVYANPLEQHLTEMASTLAQKHLRSIILNHVIRGNRPIKAEMAHQLYVLQVLTFNLLEERMMTKMDPNDQTQRDVIFELRRIAFDGENDPTGTEKRKALYAKDYKMLGFTNHVNPAMDFTQTPPGMLALDNMLYLAKVHQDTYIRIVLENSSREDKHECPFGRCAIDLTRILCEILQVGELPNEGCNDYHPMFFTHDRAWEEFFCICIQLLNKTWKEMRATSEDFNKVMHVVREQITRALAMKPSSLDQLKNKLRGLSYSEILRLRQSERMSQDDFQSPPIIELRERIQPEILELIKQQRLNRLCEGSCFRKVGNRRRQEKFWFCRLSLNHKVLHYGDLDESPQGEVPFEMLSDKIPVSDIKSVVTGKDCPHMKEKSALKQNKEVLELAFSVLYDPDETLNFVAPNKYEYCVWTDGLCALLGREMSSDLTRSDLDTLISMEMKLRLLDLENITIPEAPPPVPKEPSSYNFTYNYS, encoded by the exons ATGCCCCCACCTGCTGACATTGTAAAGGTGGCTATCGAATGGCCAGGTGCTAATGCTCAGCTTATAGAGATGGACCAG AAAAGACCTTTGCCTTCAATCATCCGTGAAGTTTGTGATGG ATGGTCTTTGTCAGGCTCTGAACAGTTTGCCCTGAGGTATGCTGATGGTCCACAGCTTTATATCACTGAAGAG AGCCGCAGTGAAATAAAGAACGGGACCATCCTTCGATTAGCCATTTCTCCC GGCCGGGCTGCTCGTCAGCTCCTGGAGCGTATCCAATCCCATGGGATTGACGCTCGCCTGGAGGCTCTAAAGGAGTTGGCCAAGCTGTCAGCGGACCCCACGTTTGCCACGGAGTTTATCAACATGGAGGGAATTGGGACGCTGGCCCGCCTAGTTGAGAGCGGCACCCA CTTTGGTGAAATGCTGGCCTTCACTCTCACTGCATTCCTGGAGTTAATGGATCACGGCATTGTATCCTGGGATCTTATCTCGCTCTCCTTCATCAAGCAG ATTGCAGGCTATGTGAACCAGCCCATGGTTGATGTGTCCATCCTGCAGCGCTCTCTGGCCATCCTGGAGAGCATGGTCCTCAACAGCCACAGCCTCTACCACCGAGTGGCTCAGGAGATCACCGTGGGACAGCTCATCGGGCACCTGCAAGT GTCAAACCAAGAGATTCAGACCTATGCCATCGCACTCATCAATGCTCTTTTCCTGAAGGCACCTGAGGATAGACGACAG GAGGTGTACGCTAACCCGCTGGAGCAGCACCTCACT GAAATGGCAAGCACTTTGGCCCAGAAGCACCTACGATCCATCATTCTTAAT CACGTCATAAGAGGAAATCGACCAATCAAAGCAGAGATGGCACATCAGCTGTATGTGCTGCAAGTGTTGACCTTTAATCTTTTGGAGGAACGAATGATGACCAAAATGGATCCTAATGACCag ACTCAAAGAGACGTGATTTTCGAGCTGCGGAGGATTGCCTTTGATGGAGAAAATGACCCCACTGGTacagaaaaaagaaaggcaTTGTATGCCAAGGATTATAAGATGCTAGGTTTCACA AACCATGTGAACCCTGCTATGGACTTCACTCAGACTCCCCCGGGGATGCTGGCTTTGGACAACATGTTGTACCTGGCCAAGGTCCACCAGGACACATACATCCGG ATTGTTCTGGAGAACAGtagtcgtgaggataagcatgaATGTCCCTTTGGCCGGTGTGCCATCGACCTGACTCGGATACTCTGTGAGATACTACAAGTTGGAGAATTGC CTAATGAGGGCTGCAACGACTACCATCCTATGTTCTTCACTCATGACcgagcatgggaggagttcttTTGCATTTGCATCCAGCTGCTCAATAAAACCTGGAAGGAGATGAGGGCCACCTCTGAGGACTTTAATAAG GTGATGCATGTGGTCCGAGAGCAGATCACCAGGGCTCTGGCCATGAAGCCCTCGTCTTTAGACCAGCTAAAGAACAAGCTACGAGGTCTCAGCTACTCAGAGATACTGAGACTACGACAGTCTGAGAGAATGAGCCAGGATGACTTTCAGTCTCCTCCCATCAT TGAGCTGCGAGAGAGAATCCAGCCTGAGATTCTGGAGCTCATTAAGCAGCAACGACTCAATCGGCTGTGCGAGGGCAGCTGTTTCCGAAAAGTAGGCAACCGCCGAAGGCAAG AGAAATTTTGGTTCTGCAGACTCTCTCTCAACCACAAAGTACTGCATTATGGGGACTTGGACGAATCACCTCAGGGTGAAGTGCCTTTTGAGATGCTCAGCGACAAGA ttccTGTGTCTGACATCAAATCTGTAGTGACTGGGAAGGACTGTCCTCATATGAAGGAGAAAAGTGCTCTCAAGCAAAACAAG GAGGTGCTGGAATTGGCCTTCTCTGTCCTTTATGATCCGGATGAGACGCTAAACTTTGTTGCGCCCAACAAATATGAG TATTGCGTCTGGACGGATGGCCTTTGCGCGCTGCTGGGCAGAGAGATGAGCAGTGATCTGACACGCAGTGACCTGGACACACTCATCAGCATGGAGATGAAGCTCCGCCTCCTGGACCTTGAGAACATCACAATCCCAGAGGCCCCGCCCCCTGTTCCGAAGGAGCCAAGCTCTTATAATTTCACTTACAACTACAGCTGA
- the LOC133483498 gene encoding engulfment and cell motility protein 2 isoform X3 — translation MPPPADIVKVAIEWPGANAQLIEMDQKRPLPSIIREVCDGWSLSGSEQFALRYADGPQLYITEESRSEIKNGTILRLAISPGRAARQLLERIQSHGIDARLEALKELAKLSADPTFATEFINMEGIGTLARLVESGTHFGEMLAFTLTAFLELMDHGIVSWDLISLSFIKQIAGYVNQPMVDVSILQRSLAILESMVLNSHSLYHRVAQEITVGQLIGHLQVSNQEIQTYAIALINALFLKAPEDRRQEMASTLAQKHLRSIILNHVIRGNRPIKAEMAHQLYVLQVLTFNLLEERMMTKMDPNDQTQRDVIFELRRIAFDGENDPTGTEKRKALYAKDYKMLGFTNHVNPAMDFTQTPPGMLALDNMLYLAKVHQDTYIRIVLENSSREDKHECPFGRCAIDLTRILCEILQVGELPNEGCNDYHPMFFTHDRAWEEFFCICIQLLNKTWKEMRATSEDFNKVMHVVREQITRALAMKPSSLDQLKNKLRGLSYSEILRLRQSERMSQDDFQSPPIIELRERIQPEILELIKQQRLNRLCEGSCFRKVGNRRRQEKFWFCRLSLNHKVLHYGDLDESPQGEVPFEMLSDKIPVSDIKSVVTGKDCPHMKEKSALKQNKEVLELAFSVLYDPDETLNFVAPNKYEYCVWTDGLCALLGREMSSDLTRSDLDTLISMEMKLRLLDLENITIPEAPPPVPKEPSSYNFTYNYS, via the exons ATGCCCCCACCTGCTGACATTGTAAAGGTGGCTATCGAATGGCCAGGTGCTAATGCTCAGCTTATAGAGATGGACCAG AAAAGACCTTTGCCTTCAATCATCCGTGAAGTTTGTGATGG ATGGTCTTTGTCAGGCTCTGAACAGTTTGCCCTGAGGTATGCTGATGGTCCACAGCTTTATATCACTGAAGAG AGCCGCAGTGAAATAAAGAACGGGACCATCCTTCGATTAGCCATTTCTCCC GGCCGGGCTGCTCGTCAGCTCCTGGAGCGTATCCAATCCCATGGGATTGACGCTCGCCTGGAGGCTCTAAAGGAGTTGGCCAAGCTGTCAGCGGACCCCACGTTTGCCACGGAGTTTATCAACATGGAGGGAATTGGGACGCTGGCCCGCCTAGTTGAGAGCGGCACCCA CTTTGGTGAAATGCTGGCCTTCACTCTCACTGCATTCCTGGAGTTAATGGATCACGGCATTGTATCCTGGGATCTTATCTCGCTCTCCTTCATCAAGCAG ATTGCAGGCTATGTGAACCAGCCCATGGTTGATGTGTCCATCCTGCAGCGCTCTCTGGCCATCCTGGAGAGCATGGTCCTCAACAGCCACAGCCTCTACCACCGAGTGGCTCAGGAGATCACCGTGGGACAGCTCATCGGGCACCTGCAAGT GTCAAACCAAGAGATTCAGACCTATGCCATCGCACTCATCAATGCTCTTTTCCTGAAGGCACCTGAGGATAGACGACAG GAAATGGCAAGCACTTTGGCCCAGAAGCACCTACGATCCATCATTCTTAAT CACGTCATAAGAGGAAATCGACCAATCAAAGCAGAGATGGCACATCAGCTGTATGTGCTGCAAGTGTTGACCTTTAATCTTTTGGAGGAACGAATGATGACCAAAATGGATCCTAATGACCag ACTCAAAGAGACGTGATTTTCGAGCTGCGGAGGATTGCCTTTGATGGAGAAAATGACCCCACTGGTacagaaaaaagaaaggcaTTGTATGCCAAGGATTATAAGATGCTAGGTTTCACA AACCATGTGAACCCTGCTATGGACTTCACTCAGACTCCCCCGGGGATGCTGGCTTTGGACAACATGTTGTACCTGGCCAAGGTCCACCAGGACACATACATCCGG ATTGTTCTGGAGAACAGtagtcgtgaggataagcatgaATGTCCCTTTGGCCGGTGTGCCATCGACCTGACTCGGATACTCTGTGAGATACTACAAGTTGGAGAATTGC CTAATGAGGGCTGCAACGACTACCATCCTATGTTCTTCACTCATGACcgagcatgggaggagttcttTTGCATTTGCATCCAGCTGCTCAATAAAACCTGGAAGGAGATGAGGGCCACCTCTGAGGACTTTAATAAG GTGATGCATGTGGTCCGAGAGCAGATCACCAGGGCTCTGGCCATGAAGCCCTCGTCTTTAGACCAGCTAAAGAACAAGCTACGAGGTCTCAGCTACTCAGAGATACTGAGACTACGACAGTCTGAGAGAATGAGCCAGGATGACTTTCAGTCTCCTCCCATCAT TGAGCTGCGAGAGAGAATCCAGCCTGAGATTCTGGAGCTCATTAAGCAGCAACGACTCAATCGGCTGTGCGAGGGCAGCTGTTTCCGAAAAGTAGGCAACCGCCGAAGGCAAG AGAAATTTTGGTTCTGCAGACTCTCTCTCAACCACAAAGTACTGCATTATGGGGACTTGGACGAATCACCTCAGGGTGAAGTGCCTTTTGAGATGCTCAGCGACAAGA ttccTGTGTCTGACATCAAATCTGTAGTGACTGGGAAGGACTGTCCTCATATGAAGGAGAAAAGTGCTCTCAAGCAAAACAAG GAGGTGCTGGAATTGGCCTTCTCTGTCCTTTATGATCCGGATGAGACGCTAAACTTTGTTGCGCCCAACAAATATGAG TATTGCGTCTGGACGGATGGCCTTTGCGCGCTGCTGGGCAGAGAGATGAGCAGTGATCTGACACGCAGTGACCTGGACACACTCATCAGCATGGAGATGAAGCTCCGCCTCCTGGACCTTGAGAACATCACAATCCCAGAGGCCCCGCCCCCTGTTCCGAAGGAGCCAAGCTCTTATAATTTCACTTACAACTACAGCTGA